From the Solea senegalensis isolate Sse05_10M linkage group LG16, IFAPA_SoseM_1, whole genome shotgun sequence genome, one window contains:
- the tnika gene encoding TRAF2 and NCK interacting kinase a isoform X19: MASDSPARSLDEIDLSALRDPAGIFELVELVGNGTYGQVYKGRHVKTGQLAAIKVMDVTGDEEEEIKAEINMLKKYSHHRNIATYYGAFIKKNPPGVDDQLWLVMEFCGAGSVTDLIKNTKGNSLKEEWTAYICREILRGLTHLHQHKVIHRDIKGQNVLLTENAEVKLVDFGVSAQLDRTVGRRNTFIGTPYWMAPEVIACDENPDATYDFKSDLWSLGITAIEMAEGAPPLCDMHPMRALFLIPRNPAPRLKSKKWSKKFQSFIESCLVKSHSQRPSTEQLLKHPFIRDLPNERQIRIQLKDHIDRTKKKRGERDETEYEYSGSEEEDEEREMGEPSSIINIPGESTLRRDFLRLQLANKERSEAQRRQQLEQQQNEEHKRLLLAERQKRIEEQKEQRRRLEEQQQRERELRKQHEREQRRRYEEMEQLRREEERRHAEREQEYKRKQIEEQRQAERLQRQLQQERAYLVSLQQQQQEGRQAEKKQLYHYKDVINPNDKPAWAKEMAHLVPVKTHSSSMSGSQSLQDQTGSALSEGVSAVSPRPEMPRQNSDPTSDNPGPQLRVTGREERDRERDRDRDRNAWLREEDLPPKVPQRTTSISPALVRKNSPNGGADLGPRTGSQLIRASNPDLRRSELSLDAMLQRTSSNSSSSSSPSSQGGSVERRGQPKQDSSPPGANQEAKSKPEEGRESARPSRPASYKKAIDEDLSALAKELRELRVEEGTRPPVKVTDYSSSSDESESSDEDGETVGHDGTVAVSDIPRIMPAVQGSGESYGGLTEDSLGEAYNSSKDSTQVMREAEERRRGGHTESNGFGSHGNHGNLPDLVQQSHSPSATPTSALQELSDMAEFGISGSKASFTPFVDPRVYQTSPSENDDDDNSAAAMFANELLRQEQARLNEARKISVVNVNPTNIRPHSDTPEIRKYKKRFNSEILCAALWGVNLLVGTENGLMLLDRSGQGKVYNLITRRRFLQMDVLEGLNVLVTISGKKNKLRVYYLSWLRNRILHNDPEVEKKQGWITVGELEGCVHYKVVKYERIKFLVIALKNSVEIYAWAPKPYHKFMAFKSFTELQHRPQLVDLTVEEGQRLKVIYGSSVGFHVVDVDSGNPYDIYIPSHIQSQVTPHAIVVLPKTDGMEMLLCYEDEGVYVNTYGRITKDVVLQWGEMPTSVAYIHSNQIMGWGEKAIEIRSVETGHLDGVFMHKRAQRLKFLCERNDKVFFASVRSGGSSQVFFMTLNRNSMMNW; encoded by the exons GGTCGCCATGTTAAGACAGGGCAGCTGGCAGCCATCAAGGTCATGGATGTCACCGGG gatgaggaggaggagattaaAGCGGAAATCAACATGCTGAAGAAGTACAGCCACCATCGGAACATCGCCACCTACTATGGAGCGTTCATCAAGAAAAACCCCCCTGGCGTAGATGACCAGCTATGG ctggtcATGGAGTTCTGTGGAGCCGGCTCAGTGACGGACTTGATCAAGAACACCAAGGGGAACTCTCTAAAGGAGGAGTGGACCGCTTACATCTGCAGAGAGATCCTCCGG GGTCTGACTCATCTCCATCAGCACAAGGTCATCCACCGAGACATCAAGGGACAGAATGTCCTGCTGACGGAGaatgcagaggtcaaactgG tggactttggtgtgtcgGCGCAGCTGGACAGGACAGTAGGTCGCAGGAACACATTTATCGGGACACCGTATTGGATGGCACCAGAGGTCATCGCTTGTGACGAGAACCCCGACGCCACGTATGACTTCAAG AGTGATTTATGGTCACTGGGAATCACCGCGATCGAGATGGCTGAGGGAGCGCCAC CGCTCTGTGACATGCACCCGATGAGGGCGCTCTTCCTCATCCCGCGCAACCCTGCACCCAGACTCAAGTCGAAGAAGTG GTCAAAGAAGTTCCAGTCGTTCATAGAGAGCTGCCTGGTGAAGAGCCACAGCCAGAGACCCAGCACGGAGCAGCTGCTCAAGCACCCGTTCATCAGAGACCTGCCCAACGAGAGGCAGATCCGCATCCAGCTGAAGGACCACATCGACCGCAccaagaagaagagaggagaaaggg ATGAGACGGAGTACGAGTACAGCGGcagtgaagaggaggacgaagaaAGAGAAATGGGTGAACCGAG CTCCATCATCAACATCCCCGGCGAGTCGACCTTGAGGCGGGACTTCCTGCGCCTCCAGCTGGCCAATAAGGAGCGCTCCGAGGCGCAGAGGCggcagcagctggagcagcagcagaacgaGGAGCACAAGCGCTTACTGCTGGCTGAGAGACAGAAACGCATCGAGGAGCAGAAGGAGCAGAGGAGGCGGCTGGAGGAG cagcagcagcgcgaaCGTGAGCTGAGGAAGCAGCACGAGAGGGAACAGAGGAGGCGCTATGAGGAAATGGAGCAGCTccgcagagaggaggagaggaggcatGCCGAGAGAGAGCAG GAGTACAAGCGTAAGCAGATCGAGGAGCAGCGGCAAGCGGAGCGGCTACAGAGGCAGCTCCAGCAGGAGAGAGCCTACCTGGTGTctctgcaacagcagcagcaggagggaaGGCAAGCGGAGAAGAAACAGCTTTACCACTACAAAGATGTCATCAATCCTAATGACAAGCCTGCGTGGGCTAAAGAG ATGGCTCATCTGGTTCCAGTGAAGACCCACTCCAGCTCCATGTCTGGCTCTCAGTCTCTGCAGGACCAGACGGGCTCAGCCCTGAGTGAGGGTGTGAGCGCAGTGTCCCCGCGGCCCGAGATGCCTCGGCAAAACTCGGACCCCACGTCTGACAACCCCGGACCCCAGCTGCGCGTCACCGGCAGGGAGGAACGCGACCGGGAACGAGACAGGGATCGGGACAGGAATGCTTGGCTGAGAGAGGAGGACCTTCCACCAAAG GTCCCCCAAAGGACCACATCCATCTCCCCAGCTCTCGTCAGGAAGAACTCCCCGAACGGAGGAGCGGATCTAGGCCCTCGCACAGGTTCACAGCTCATACGGGCCAG TAACCCGGACCTGAGACGCTCTGAGCTCTCCTTAGATGCCATGCTGCAAAGAACCTcctccaactcctcctcctcctcctccccttcatcTCAGGGAGGCTCGGTCGAGAGAAGAG GTCAACCCAAGCAGGACTCGTCTCCTCCAGGAGCCAATCAGGAGGCAAAGTCCAAACCGGAAGAGGGCCGTGAATCAGCCAGACCCAGCCGACCTGCT AGCTATAAGAAAGCCATAGATGAG GACCTAAGTGCACTGGCTAAAGAACTCCGAGAACTGAGGGTAGAGGAGGGCACCAGGCCCCCAGTCAAG GTGACCGACTATTCGTCCTCGAGTGACGAGTCAGAGAGCAGCGACGAGGACGGGGAGACGGTGGGTCACGACGGGACCGTTGCTGTTAGTGACATCCCACGCATCAT gccAGCAGTGCAGGGCAGTGGCGAGTCTTATGGAGGGCTGACGGAGGACTCCTTGGGAGAGGCCTATAATAGCTCCAAGGACAGCACTCAAGTGATGAGAGAG gcggaagagaggaggagaggaggtcaCACGGAGAGCAACGGCTTTGGAAGTCACGGCAACCACGGCAACCTCCCCGACTTGGTACAGCAGAGCCACTCCCCCTCAGCTACGCCCACCAGCGCCCTGCAGGAACTTAGTGACATGGCAGAG TTTGGTATTAGTGGCTCGAAAGCATCCTTTACGCCATTTGTCGATCCACGTGTCTATCAGACCTCCCCAAGTGAAAATGACGATGACGACAACTCAGCGGCAG CCATGTTTGCAAACGAGCTGCTGAGGCAGGAGCAGGCCAGACTAAACGAAGCCAGAAAGATCTCCGTGGTCAACGTGAACCCTACCAACATCCGCCCCCACAGCGACACACCCGAGATCCGCAAGTACAAGAAGCGCTTCAACTCTGAGATCCTGTGCGCCGCACTCTGGG gCGTCAACTTACTGGTCGGGACGGAGAATGGCTTGATGCTGCTTGACCGCAGTGGACAGGGGAAAGTGTACAACCTCATCACCAGGCGCCGCTTCCTGCAGATGGACGTGCTGGAGGGTCTCAATGTATTAGTCACAATATCTG ggAAAAAGAACAAGTTGCGCGTCTACTACTTGTCCTGGCTGAGAAACCGAATATTACACAACGACCCTGAGGTGGAAAAGAAGCAGGGCTGGATTACCGTGGGAGAGCTGGAGGGGTGTGTGCATTATAAAGTTG TAAAATACGAGCGGATCAAATTTCTGGTTATCGCTCTGAAGAACTCGGTGGAAATCTACGCCTGGGCTCCCAAACCCTACCACAAGTTTATGGCCTTCAAG tcctTCACTGAGCTGCAGCACCGCCCCCAGCTGGTCGACTTGACGGTGGAGGAAGGTCAGCGGTTAAAAGTCATCTACGGCTCCAGCGTGGGCTTCCATGTCGTCGACGTAGACTCGGGCAACCCTTACGACATCTACATCCCCTcacat ATCCAGAGTCAGGTGACGCCCCACGCCATCGTGGTGCTGCCCAAGACCGACGGGATGGAGATGCTGCTGTGTTACGAGGACGAGGGCGTCTACGTGAACACCTACGGTCGGATCACAAAGGACGTGGTGCTTCAGTGGGGAGAGATGCCTACCTCTGTTG CCTACATTCATTCCAACCAGATTATGGGCTGGGGTGAGAAAGCCATAGAGATCCGCTCTGTGGAAACGGGTCACCTGGACGGCGTCTTTATGCACAAGAGGGCCCAGAGACTCAAGTTCCTCTGCGAGCGGAACGACAAG GTGTTCTTTGCATCGGTGCGTTCGGGAGGCAGCAGCCAAGTTTTCTTCATGACTCTCAACAGAAACTCTATGATGAACTGGTGA
- the tnika gene encoding TRAF2 and NCK interacting kinase a isoform X18 yields the protein MASDSPARSLDEIDLSALRDPAGIFELVELVGNGTYGQVYKGRHVKTGQLAAIKVMDVTGDEEEEIKAEINMLKKYSHHRNIATYYGAFIKKNPPGVDDQLWLVMEFCGAGSVTDLIKNTKGNSLKEEWTAYICREILRGLTHLHQHKVIHRDIKGQNVLLTENAEVKLVDFGVSAQLDRTVGRRNTFIGTPYWMAPEVIACDENPDATYDFKSDLWSLGITAIEMAEGAPPLCDMHPMRALFLIPRNPAPRLKSKKWSKKFQSFIESCLVKSHSQRPSTEQLLKHPFIRDLPNERQIRIQLKDHIDRTKKKRGERDETEYEYSGSEEEDEEREMGEPSSIINIPGESTLRRDFLRLQLANKERSEAQRRQQLEQQQNEEHKRLLLAERQKRIEEQKEQRRRLEEQQQRERELRKQHEREQRRRYEEMEQLRREEERRHAEREQEYIRRQLEEEQRQLEILQQQLLQEQALLLEYKRKQIEEQRQAERLQRQLQQERAYLVSLQQQQQEGRQAEKKQLYHYKDVINPNDKPAWAKEMAHLVPVKTHSSSMSGSQSLQDQTGSALSEGVSAVSPRPEMPRQNSDPTSDNPGPQLRVTGREERDRERDRDRDRNAWLREEDLPPKVPQRTTSISPALVRKNSPNGGADLGPRTGSQLIRASNPDLRRSELSLDAMLQRTSSNSSSSSSPSSQGGSVERRGQPKQDSSPPGANQEAKSKPEEGRESARPSRPADLSALAKELRELRVEEGTRPPVKVTDYSSSSDESESSDEDGETVGHDGTVAVSDIPRIMPAVQGSGESYGGLTEDSLGEAYNSSKDSTQVMREAEERRRGGHTESNGFGSHGNHGNLPDLVQQSHSPSATPTSALQELSDMAEFGISGSKASFTPFVDPRVYQTSPSENDDDDNSAAAMFANELLRQEQARLNEARKISVVNVNPTNIRPHSDTPEIRKYKKRFNSEILCAALWGVNLLVGTENGLMLLDRSGQGKVYNLITRRRFLQMDVLEGLNVLVTISGKKNKLRVYYLSWLRNRILHNDPEVEKKQGWITVGELEGCVHYKVVKYERIKFLVIALKNSVEIYAWAPKPYHKFMAFKSFTELQHRPQLVDLTVEEGQRLKVIYGSSVGFHVVDVDSGNPYDIYIPSHIQSQVTPHAIVVLPKTDGMEMLLCYEDEGVYVNTYGRITKDVVLQWGEMPTSVAYIHSNQIMGWGEKAIEIRSVETGHLDGVFMHKRAQRLKFLCERNDKVFFASVRSGGSSQVFFMTLNRNSMMNW from the exons GGTCGCCATGTTAAGACAGGGCAGCTGGCAGCCATCAAGGTCATGGATGTCACCGGG gatgaggaggaggagattaaAGCGGAAATCAACATGCTGAAGAAGTACAGCCACCATCGGAACATCGCCACCTACTATGGAGCGTTCATCAAGAAAAACCCCCCTGGCGTAGATGACCAGCTATGG ctggtcATGGAGTTCTGTGGAGCCGGCTCAGTGACGGACTTGATCAAGAACACCAAGGGGAACTCTCTAAAGGAGGAGTGGACCGCTTACATCTGCAGAGAGATCCTCCGG GGTCTGACTCATCTCCATCAGCACAAGGTCATCCACCGAGACATCAAGGGACAGAATGTCCTGCTGACGGAGaatgcagaggtcaaactgG tggactttggtgtgtcgGCGCAGCTGGACAGGACAGTAGGTCGCAGGAACACATTTATCGGGACACCGTATTGGATGGCACCAGAGGTCATCGCTTGTGACGAGAACCCCGACGCCACGTATGACTTCAAG AGTGATTTATGGTCACTGGGAATCACCGCGATCGAGATGGCTGAGGGAGCGCCAC CGCTCTGTGACATGCACCCGATGAGGGCGCTCTTCCTCATCCCGCGCAACCCTGCACCCAGACTCAAGTCGAAGAAGTG GTCAAAGAAGTTCCAGTCGTTCATAGAGAGCTGCCTGGTGAAGAGCCACAGCCAGAGACCCAGCACGGAGCAGCTGCTCAAGCACCCGTTCATCAGAGACCTGCCCAACGAGAGGCAGATCCGCATCCAGCTGAAGGACCACATCGACCGCAccaagaagaagagaggagaaaggg ATGAGACGGAGTACGAGTACAGCGGcagtgaagaggaggacgaagaaAGAGAAATGGGTGAACCGAG CTCCATCATCAACATCCCCGGCGAGTCGACCTTGAGGCGGGACTTCCTGCGCCTCCAGCTGGCCAATAAGGAGCGCTCCGAGGCGCAGAGGCggcagcagctggagcagcagcagaacgaGGAGCACAAGCGCTTACTGCTGGCTGAGAGACAGAAACGCATCGAGGAGCAGAAGGAGCAGAGGAGGCGGCTGGAGGAG cagcagcagcgcgaaCGTGAGCTGAGGAAGCAGCACGAGAGGGAACAGAGGAGGCGCTATGAGGAAATGGAGCAGCTccgcagagaggaggagaggaggcatGCCGAGAGAGAGCAG GAGTATATTCGTAGACAGCTGGAAGAGGAGCAGAGGCAGTTAGAGATTCTCCAGCAGCAGCTACTACAGGAACAGGCGTTACTGCTG GAGTACAAGCGTAAGCAGATCGAGGAGCAGCGGCAAGCGGAGCGGCTACAGAGGCAGCTCCAGCAGGAGAGAGCCTACCTGGTGTctctgcaacagcagcagcaggagggaaGGCAAGCGGAGAAGAAACAGCTTTACCACTACAAAGATGTCATCAATCCTAATGACAAGCCTGCGTGGGCTAAAGAG ATGGCTCATCTGGTTCCAGTGAAGACCCACTCCAGCTCCATGTCTGGCTCTCAGTCTCTGCAGGACCAGACGGGCTCAGCCCTGAGTGAGGGTGTGAGCGCAGTGTCCCCGCGGCCCGAGATGCCTCGGCAAAACTCGGACCCCACGTCTGACAACCCCGGACCCCAGCTGCGCGTCACCGGCAGGGAGGAACGCGACCGGGAACGAGACAGGGATCGGGACAGGAATGCTTGGCTGAGAGAGGAGGACCTTCCACCAAAG GTCCCCCAAAGGACCACATCCATCTCCCCAGCTCTCGTCAGGAAGAACTCCCCGAACGGAGGAGCGGATCTAGGCCCTCGCACAGGTTCACAGCTCATACGGGCCAG TAACCCGGACCTGAGACGCTCTGAGCTCTCCTTAGATGCCATGCTGCAAAGAACCTcctccaactcctcctcctcctcctccccttcatcTCAGGGAGGCTCGGTCGAGAGAAGAG GTCAACCCAAGCAGGACTCGTCTCCTCCAGGAGCCAATCAGGAGGCAAAGTCCAAACCGGAAGAGGGCCGTGAATCAGCCAGACCCAGCCGACCTGCT GACCTAAGTGCACTGGCTAAAGAACTCCGAGAACTGAGGGTAGAGGAGGGCACCAGGCCCCCAGTCAAG GTGACCGACTATTCGTCCTCGAGTGACGAGTCAGAGAGCAGCGACGAGGACGGGGAGACGGTGGGTCACGACGGGACCGTTGCTGTTAGTGACATCCCACGCATCAT gccAGCAGTGCAGGGCAGTGGCGAGTCTTATGGAGGGCTGACGGAGGACTCCTTGGGAGAGGCCTATAATAGCTCCAAGGACAGCACTCAAGTGATGAGAGAG gcggaagagaggaggagaggaggtcaCACGGAGAGCAACGGCTTTGGAAGTCACGGCAACCACGGCAACCTCCCCGACTTGGTACAGCAGAGCCACTCCCCCTCAGCTACGCCCACCAGCGCCCTGCAGGAACTTAGTGACATGGCAGAG TTTGGTATTAGTGGCTCGAAAGCATCCTTTACGCCATTTGTCGATCCACGTGTCTATCAGACCTCCCCAAGTGAAAATGACGATGACGACAACTCAGCGGCAG CCATGTTTGCAAACGAGCTGCTGAGGCAGGAGCAGGCCAGACTAAACGAAGCCAGAAAGATCTCCGTGGTCAACGTGAACCCTACCAACATCCGCCCCCACAGCGACACACCCGAGATCCGCAAGTACAAGAAGCGCTTCAACTCTGAGATCCTGTGCGCCGCACTCTGGG gCGTCAACTTACTGGTCGGGACGGAGAATGGCTTGATGCTGCTTGACCGCAGTGGACAGGGGAAAGTGTACAACCTCATCACCAGGCGCCGCTTCCTGCAGATGGACGTGCTGGAGGGTCTCAATGTATTAGTCACAATATCTG ggAAAAAGAACAAGTTGCGCGTCTACTACTTGTCCTGGCTGAGAAACCGAATATTACACAACGACCCTGAGGTGGAAAAGAAGCAGGGCTGGATTACCGTGGGAGAGCTGGAGGGGTGTGTGCATTATAAAGTTG TAAAATACGAGCGGATCAAATTTCTGGTTATCGCTCTGAAGAACTCGGTGGAAATCTACGCCTGGGCTCCCAAACCCTACCACAAGTTTATGGCCTTCAAG tcctTCACTGAGCTGCAGCACCGCCCCCAGCTGGTCGACTTGACGGTGGAGGAAGGTCAGCGGTTAAAAGTCATCTACGGCTCCAGCGTGGGCTTCCATGTCGTCGACGTAGACTCGGGCAACCCTTACGACATCTACATCCCCTcacat ATCCAGAGTCAGGTGACGCCCCACGCCATCGTGGTGCTGCCCAAGACCGACGGGATGGAGATGCTGCTGTGTTACGAGGACGAGGGCGTCTACGTGAACACCTACGGTCGGATCACAAAGGACGTGGTGCTTCAGTGGGGAGAGATGCCTACCTCTGTTG CCTACATTCATTCCAACCAGATTATGGGCTGGGGTGAGAAAGCCATAGAGATCCGCTCTGTGGAAACGGGTCACCTGGACGGCGTCTTTATGCACAAGAGGGCCCAGAGACTCAAGTTCCTCTGCGAGCGGAACGACAAG GTGTTCTTTGCATCGGTGCGTTCGGGAGGCAGCAGCCAAGTTTTCTTCATGACTCTCAACAGAAACTCTATGATGAACTGGTGA